Genomic segment of Borrelia duttonii Ly:
ATTGAAGCACTTGCTGCTGCCGCATGTTTCTCTTCTCCATCATTAGCCCCTTTACCACTAAGCAACTTACCAATTGATTTTCTCTCCGCTTCTGCAGTCTTAGTAGCTTCTGGATTACCTTTACCCTCTAAAACCACCTTAACTATTTCTTTAATTCCTTTTACTAACTTATTAACACTTCCTGCTTCTGCAGGACTAGCATCTTCATTTGCCTTAGAATTTCCAATAGCACCATCACTAGTAGCACCACTTGCCGCTTCTTTTGCTCCTGCAGCAATCTTTTCTATAATACCACTAATAAACTGTTCAACAACTGTTTTAACTTTTTCATATTTCCCATGCTTTTCTAAAATTTCATTTAACTTTACTTTAGTAGTTTGCATAGTCTTCTCAACATCACTAAAACACTTCCCTATCTCACTTTTTTTAGTCTCTGCCTTTATCCCCAACGTCCCTGTAATCATATCGCCAAAACTCACAAAAACATCTAAAAACCCTTTCCCCAAATTTACCATCTCACTCAAAAATACTTTCTCTGGATCTCTACCACCACTATTACATCCCATCATCACCATCATCATCACCATCATCACTATTATTACTCTTACTTTCCCCTCTCCTTTTTTCTCTATATTCATTCTTCTAGCCTCCTTATTTTTTATTTTTTTCTAGCTTATCTTTTTAAAAGCAAAAACAAATAAATAAGGCTTTATTACAACATACACAATACCGCAAATAAAAAAAGAGAGCTAAAATAAGCACTCTTAACTAATTATTTACCTAATTAATCCAAATATATTCAAAATATTTCTAATTCAAACTATTCACTAACTTTAGCTTCAGAACCCTCTCCTTGCTTAATTTCTCCTAATAATTTATTAATCTCTTTTAATCCTAAATCCACTCTATTCCTGATTGCTATTGTCAATGTACTCAATACCTTACTTACTGCACTTGCTACTACACCATTTACTGCATTAGCATATTTATCACTAGCATCCTGCTTAGCCGCAAATTTACCATCTTTTGCCATTGCCCTTAATGCTATCCCTCCTGCTATTACTGCATCTTTCTTTGCTTGATCAAGAGTCTTAGTACCAGAGCCCTTTTTGGCAACTGCAATCTCTGCTGCATTAATCACAGTATTAATATCTTTACTAACGCTAACATCTTCAGAATGTGATATAGCCTGCAAGATATCAGCTCCACTTATTTATCAGCTCCACTTATTGCTCATATTGATGCACTTGCTGCTGCAGCTTGTTGTTCTGTGACATCATTCTGTGTAGCAAGCAAATTACCAACTGATTTTTGCTCTGTCTCTCCAGTTTTAGTAGCATTTGGATCTCCTTCTCCCTTCTTTAAAACCACCTCAAATATTTCTCTAATTCCTTTCACTAATTTATTAACACTTCCTGCTTCTGCAGGACTAGCATCTTCACCTTTCTTAGCATTTCCTATTACATCACCAATAGCACCACTAGCTGCTTCCTTAGCTACTGCAGCTATCTTATCTACAGTCCAACTAATAAACTCCTCAACAACTGTTTTAACTTTTTCATATTTCCCATTCTTTGATACTTCTTCTTGCAACTTTTCCTTTACTGAAATCATAGTCTTCTCAATATCACTAAAATACTTCCCTATCTCACTCTTCTTTGTATCTGCCTTTATTCCTATCTCTATTTCTCTTCTCCATTTTGTTTCTTCTATTTTCATTTTCTTCGCCTCCTTATTTTTTCTTTCTTTTTAGCTTTCTTTCATAGCTTTTATTCCAAGGAGAATCAAAAAAACAAAATGGACACAACTATGAATTAACGGATAATAAATAACAAATGTTAGCAATAGCAAATAAAATATATCTTTTAGACAAAATAAAATAAAAGATACTAAGAACTTAGCTCCCAGTATCTTCCCGTTATAACTTTATTTATCTTATTTTATTCTTGAGTCATATAATCTAACTATTGATTCTTAGCATCAGAAGCAATCTTATCAGACACCACAGGAATAGCATTAGCATTGATTTTCATTGCTGCTTTTACTTCTTTAAGTCCTGCGTCTATTATCTTCCTTATTGCTATTGTTAATGTATCTAGTGCTTTAGTTACTGCACTAATAGATGCCCCTTTAACTGCAGTAGTAACTTCAGCAGTTCCATCATTATCATTAGCAAATTTTCCTCCCTTTGCCATCCCTCTCAATGCTATTGCTCCTGCTATTATCGCATCCTTCTTGCCATCACCACCACCATTAGCAGCAGTAGCCAATTTTAATGCATCTCCACCATCCCTAACTATAGCCTGCAATATATCTGATCCTCTTACTCCTCCTACTGCTTTTGCTGCATCTGTTGCTACTTTCTTTGAATCATTAGCATTAGCACCTGCATTATCATTAGCAAACAACTTCCCTGCTTCTCCATCAGCAGCATTTCCCCCAGTTCTTGAAGTACTCCCATCACTTGCCTTTTTATCATCTCCAGCATCATGTTTACCTTCTTTTAATACCACCTCTACTATCCCCTTAATTCCCTTTACTAGTTTCTCAATCTCACCCGCAGCACCACCAGCAGCACCCGCAGTAGCAACATTACCAATTAGTTCACTTCCTTCTACTCCTATTGCCTCACTTGCTTCCTTCGCTCCAGCTATTATCTTATCTAGTTTACTCTCAACCAATGTTTTAACTGCAGTAGCTGTAGCCTCAGCATTCGGATTCTTTTCTTCCTTCATTTCAGCAACAATCTTATTAAGCCCACTCTTAATTCCTTCTACTGTACTCTGAACTGTATTAAAATAATTCCCCACATCCGACTTCTTACTCTCAACACTCAATCCCAATACACTCCCCACCATATCCCCAAATGAAGTGAAAACATTCAAAAATTCATTACTTACATTAACTAAAGATTGCAAAAACTTATTCTTTCCTTGCTCTGCTTCCACCACACCACTATTACATCCCATCATCACCATCATCATCACCATTATTACTCTTATTCTCCCCTCTTCTTTTTTCTCTTTCTTCATTCTTCTAGCCTCCTTATTTTTTATTTTTTTCTAGCTTTTTTATAGCTTATCTAATAAAGATTAGAAGAAAAAAAACATGTTTTATATAGAAATAATTTATATGACATACACAATACCGAAAATAAAAAAAGAGAGCTTTATTGCTCTCATTAACTAAGTTTTTATTAAAAAATTTAATTATATTCTAAATTGTACTAATTATCTTATTCTTTTATTCATTAATTTTGGCAACAGACCCTTCTCCTTGTTTAATCTCTCCTAACACCCTATTTATCTCTTTCAATCCTTCATCCACTCTATTCCTGATTGCTACCACCAACGTACTTAACACCTTATTTACTGCACTTGCTACTGCTCCATTGACTGCATTTGCATTTTTCTCTTCACTCTTAGCTGAAAACTTCCCTTCCTTTGCCATCCCTCTCAATGCTATTCCTCCTGCTATTACTGCATCTACTTTAGCTTGATCAAGTGTTTTAGTAGCAGAATCTTTATTAGCAACTGCAATTTCTGCAGCATTAGTTACCGTATTAATATCTTTAGTATTAGCATTTCCAGACCTTGCTATAGCTTGTAATATATCAGCTCCACTTACTGCTCCTACAGAAGCATTTGCTGCTGCTGCTTGCGCTTCTGTTCCATCATCAGCAGTTCCTTTAGCAAATAACCCACCTACCGATTTTTTTTCATCTTCTGCTGTCTTAGTAGTTTCTGCATTTCCCTCTCCCTCCTTTAATACCACTCCAACAATAGTTTTAATACCACCTACAATCTTATTAACACTATCAACCGCTGCAGAAACAGCATCTTGATTTTGAACAGCATTACCAATAATAACATCACCACTAGCACCCCCAGCTGCTTCTTTTGCTCCTGCTTCTATCTTACTTATCTCCCCAATAAATTCCTCTACCTTAACTTTCACCTTTTCATAACTTCCATATTCTTCTAAAATCTTCCCTAATTTCCCTCTAACTTCCTTCATTGTCTCTGCTATCTTACTAAAATACCCACCAATCTCACTCTTCTTTGTATACGCCTTTATTCCTAATGTCCCCGTAATCATATCCCCAAAACTCACAAATACATCTAAAAATCCTTTCCCTAAATTTACCATCTCACTCAAAAACACTTTCTCTGGATCCTTAACCCCACTATTACATCCCATCACTATCATCATCATCAATATTATTCCCTTTATTCCCATTCTATTCCCTATCTTATCCATTCTCTTCACTCTCTATATCCCTCTCTATATCCCTCTCTATATCCCTCTCTTCCCTTTTATTTCTCTTTATTTTACTTATCTATTCATTTTATTCGCCTCCTTATTTTTTCTTTCTTTTTAGCTTTCTTATAGCTTATTTATTAAGGATTAGAAGAAAAAAATATGACTTATATAGAAATAATTTATATAACATACACAATACTGAAAATAAAAAAAGAGAGCTTGATTGCTCTCTTCACTAATATTTCTACCTAATCATTTTCAACGATATAAATAATATAAATATTACTGCTTCCCTACTGCTTTTGGATCTCTTGCCTTATCCACTTCTTCCTTTACTTTCTCCAATACATTCTTTACTGTCTTCTTCACTATCTCTTCTACTGCCCCTAACAACTTATTCACTGCTGTTATTCCTACTCCTTGTACTTCTTTTCCTCCTCCTGTAGCATTATCCGCTGCTCCTTTTCCTAATTTACCTGTCTTAACCAATGATCGTAGCGCTATACCACCTGCTACCGCTGCTGCTTTCGGAGTATTTGCACCTGCTAAATGATTTGCTGGTCCTCCTCTTGCAAAAGAAATTGCACTTGTATTTGCATCTGCAGACGCTCCTAATGCTGCATCATTCTCTTTTGACGCGATTACTGATGCTAAAATTTCTTTACCACTTACACTTGATAGTATCGCTGCTGCTTTACCTGCATCTGTTGCTGCAGGATTATCAGCACCACTTGTAGCCAATATCTTAGCTCCATCCTTATTATCTACTCCGGTCACATTTAATGCCGCAGTCCCTGCTTTTAACTCTGTAACACCTACTCCCTGTGCAACTTTCACTATCTCTTGCAATGCCTTAAGAGCTTTTTTTAATTCAGTTTCATCTACTGATGTTCCTACTGCAGCGGCACCACCACTTGCTGCCTCACCTACTATATTGTCATCTCCGATCCCTTTTAAAGACCCTAAATGTTCTATCAATATCTCTAAAATTTCCTTAGCTGAATTAACTGCCTTTCTAATTGAATTCTTTGATAAATCATCTTTATTAGTATCTGTCTCTGATTTTTTTGCCACCTCTTCTAACTCTTTTGAAGCATCTCCAAGCTTCTTACCTAGACTATCAAAATAAATTTCCTACATCACTCTTCTTTGTATCCACTTTTGCAGTAAATCCCAATACATCTGACATTAACTCTATAAATGCATAAAATGCCCTTTCTGCACTTCTCCCTACTTCCATCATTGCTCCACTTAATCCTCTCCCGTCTCCTCCTCCTGCTTCTTCTCCTTTCACTCCTCCACTATTACATCCCATCATCATCACCATCATCATTAATATCACTACTCTTACTTTCCCCTCTTCTTTTTTCTCTTTCTTCATTCTTCTAGCCTCCTTATTTTTTATTTTTTTCTAGCTACTTTATAGCTTTTATTTAAAATCAAAAAACAAATAAATGGGGCTTTATATAACATACACAATACCACAAATAAAAAAAGAGAGCTTGATTGCTCTCATTAACTAAATTTTTATTTAAAAAATTTAACTATATTCTCAATTTTATCCTAATGATCTTATTCTTATCTTATTCTTTTATTCATTAATTTTGACAACAGACCCTTCTCCTTGTTTAATCTCTCCTAACACCTTATTTATCTCTTTTAATCCTTCATCCAATCTATTCCTGATCGCCATCACCAATATACTCAACACCTTATTTACTGCACTTGCTACTGCTCCATTCACTGCATTTGCATGTTTACCATCATCACCATCCTTAGCCGCAAATTTACCTTCCTTTCCCATCCCTCTCAATGCTATCCCTCCTGCTATTACTGCATCTTTCTTTGCTGCCCCTTCCTTAATTTCTTTCTTGCCATCAACAGCTTTAGCAACTGCTATCTCTGCTGCATCTCCAGCTTTCTCAATTCCCTCAATATCATAAACAGAAGGATTCTCTTTAGATTTAACTATAGATTGCAACACATCAGCACCACTTACTGCTCCTATTGATGCACTTGCCTTAGCTGCCTCTGCTTCTTGAGCTCTATTAGCATCTTCATCTGCAAACAACTTCCCAATATCCTTCTTATCACCATCTGCCGTCTTACTAGCATCTGCACTACCTTCACCATCCCTTAACACTATTCCAACAATTGCCTTGATTCCTTTGACTAATGAAATAATAGATTCTTTATTAGCAGCAACTGCAGTCTGATTTTGAACAGCATTACCAATAAAAATGCCTTCATTAGCACCCTTTGCTGCTTCCTTGGCTCCTTCTTCAATCTTACTTATCTCCCCCCAATAAATTCCTCTACCTTACCTTCACTTTCTCATATTTCCCATATTCTCCTACAATTTTCCCTAATTTCTCTTTTACTATCCTCCTTAATAATCGATATTAAAACTTATCTTTAATAATGTATTGTCTTTTTTTGTATGTACAATTTCATAAAATAAATAAACTGAATATCTTTCATTATATTTAAAAAACACAAATAATAAAATTAATAATATAAAGCAATATATCTTTACTCAACACACCATAAAATAAAAGATACAAAGAGCTTAACTCTTAGTATCTTATCTTTACAACTTTATTTTTCTTATTTTTTATTTACTTATATAATTTTGATTATTGATTTTTAACACCAGAACCACTCTTCTCAGATGTTGCTACAGGAGTATCATTATTAATTTTCATCACTTTTTTTATTTCTTTAAGACCCAAGTCCATTGCTTCTCTTATTGCTATTGTTAATGTATCTAATGCCTTACTTACTGCACTTACTGCTGCTCCCCTAACCGCAGTAACAACATCATTATTAGCATTATCCTTCTCATTAGCAAATTTTCCTCCCTTTGCCATCGCTCGCAATGCTATCCCCCCCGCTATAACAGCATCTTTAATATCAGAAGCAACACCAGTAACTTGAGCAGAAGCATTATGATTAGCTAACTTAGCTGAATCACCATTATTTTTAGAAATAGCTTGCAATATGTCAGCTCCAGTAACGGCCCCAACTGCTTTTGCTGCATCTGCTGCTGCCTTCTTCGCATCTGCGGCAATAGCACCATTATTATCAGTATTACCAAATAATTTTCCTGCATCACCAGCATTATTACCTCTTGCCCCAAGAGCATCGGCTTTTTTACCATCTCCAGCCTCAGCACTTCCTTTGTTCTTAAGTACTATATCCACAATTGATTTAATGCCCTTTACTAAATTTTCAACACCATCGCCCTTAGCTCCAGCACCAGCACCATTAGCACCACCAGCAGCAACATTACCTATGAAGTCATTAGCATCACCACCAATTGCCTCACTTGCTGTCTTTGCCCCAGTAATTATTTTATCAAGTGTTTCACTAACTAATTTCTTTACTGCAGTCTCAGTAGCTGCAGCATGAGGATTACTCTCTTTTTTCATTTCAGCAACAATTTTATTAAGCCCATCCTTGGCTCCTTGCACAGTATCTTGAACTGTCTTAAAGTAAGCAGCAACATCGGACTTCTTAGAATCGGCCTTCAATCCCAATACACTCCCCACCATTTCCCCAAATGATGTAAAAACATTCAAAAATTCTTCACTCACATTAACTAAAGATTGCAAAAATTTATTTTTACCTTGCTCTGCTTCTCCTACTCCCCCACTATTACATCCCATCATCATCATCACCATCATCATCATTAATATTATTCCCTTTATTCTCATTCTATCCCACATCTTATCCATTCTATTCCCTCTCTCTCTCACTCTCTCTATTCCTATCTCTTTTATTTCTCCTTCTTTTACTTCTCTATTCATTTTCTTCGCCTCCTTATTTTTTCTTTCTTTTTAGCTTTCTTACTAGCTTATTTATTAAGGATTAAAAGAAAAAAAATGATTTATATAACACACACAATACCTAAAATAAAAAAAGAGAGCTTGATTGCTCTCATTAACCAAGTTTTTATTAAAAAATTTAATTATATCCTAAATTGTACTAATTATCTTATTCTTTTATTCATTAATTTTGGCAACAGATCCTTCTCCTTGTTTAATCTCTCCTAACACCTTATTTATCTCTTTTAATCCTTCATCCAATCTATTCCTTATTGCTATTGTCAATGTACTCAATACCTTATTTACTGCACTTGCTACTGCCCCATTGACTGTCTTTAATGCATCTTCATCATTATCCTTAATAGAAAATTTACCTAATTTAGTCATACCTCTAAGTGCTATCCCTCCGGCTATTACTGCATCCTTCTTTGCCCCTTCCTTAATTTCTTTCTTACCAGCAACAGCTTTAGCAACTGCAATTCCTGCTGCATCTTCAGCTTTCTCAATTCCATTAGTATCATCAACTTTAGGATCTTCCTTCGATTTTACTATCGCTTGCAACATATCAACTCCATTTATAGCTCCTATACTTGCTGCTGCTGCTTGGGCTGCCGTATTATCAGCTTGATCATTAGTCATAGTAAATAATTTACCAACATCTTTCTTACTATCACCTTTAGTAACATCAGCACCTGCATCTCCCTTCCCTTTTAACACAATCTCAACTATCTCTTTAATTCCTTTCACCAAAGATTTAACACTTCGTAATTCTGAAGGAGATGCATCCCCATTTTTGACAGCACTTCCTATTACTTCACTACCTCCACCACTAGCTCCTAAAGCTGCTTCTTTTGCTCCTGCAGCTATCTTATCTACAGTACCACTAATAAACTCCTCAACTACCTTCCTAACTTTCTCATATTGCCCATTCTTTGATACTTCTTCTTGCAACTTTTCCTTTACTGAATTCATAGTCTTCTCAATATCACTAAAATACTTACCTATATCACTTTTTTTAGTCTCTGCCTTTATTCCTAATGTCTCCGTAATCATATCCCCAAAAGCAACAAATACGTCCAAAAATCCTTTACCTAAATTTACCATCTCACTCAAAAATACTTTCTCTGGATCCTTTACTCCCCCACTATTACATCCCATCATCACCATCATCATCACCATCACTATTATTACTCTTATTCTCCCCCTCTTTATCTCTCCTCTCTTCCCTCTCTCTCCTCCTCTCTCTAATTCTCTTCTCCCAATTCCTCTTTCATGCCTTTCTTAGTCTCATTTTATTATTTACCTTTCTTCTGAAAATAGCAAAAAAGAAAAAACAAAATCAAACTCATAATAAAAAAGATAGATGGCGATTATTAAGAACTACACTTCTAATAAAGTAAAAATTATACTTGGTAATACTAATAATCAATAATGATAGGTATTGAAACTATACAAGCAAATGACGATGATAAAGCTACTATAAGGAAAAAATAAAAAATTAAATATATGTAAAGAAACATTTGAAGTAAAATATTAATAACGTTATTTTTACTAATCAGATTTGGTTTAAGAGATAATATAGTTGAAAATGTTTTACAGTTTAATACAAAAAAATATGACTTTGAAAGTTAATCTAAAAAAAGTCATAATACTGTTTATCAGTCTAAACCAATTACTAAAATAACAATATAGAAGGAAATCCAAATTTATCTCTATATTTCCTTCTATCCCACTTTCAAGTAATTTAATATCTATCTTATTGGATAATTGGATGTTTTTGGTTTTCTTGCCTCATCTACTCCTTGCTTTACTTTCTCTAGTACATTCTTTACTGTCTTTTTAACCAAATCTTCCACTGCTACTAATAGTTTATTTACTGCACTCATCCCTACTGCTTGTACATCTTGTTTACCTCCTGCACTACCATCTGCCGCTCCGGATGCTAGTTTCCCATCCTTCACCAATGAACGCAATGCTATCCCTCCTGATACTGCTGATGCTTTTGGAGTATTTGCAGTTGCTAAGTTAGCTACATTACCTCCTTTGGCAAATTTCACCGCAGTTGTCTTATCATCTGGAGCTGTTCCTCCTAATGCCGAATCACCTTCTTCAGATTTAACTATTGATGCTAATATTTCTTCTCCACTTACTGATGATACTATTAATGCAGCTTTACCTGCATCTGTTACGGCCGATGCTTTATTATCTGTAGCTAATATCCTAACTCCCTCCTTATTATCTATACCAGTTCCATTTAACGACATAATCCCTGCAATCGGTGTTCTGCAACACCTGCACCTTTTGCTATCTCTACTATTCCTTTCAATGCTTTAAGAGCCTTACTTAACTCACCTTCATTTGCTGATGCCCCTGTAGCATCACTTCCTGCCTCACCTACTGGCTTAGAATCACCTACTGTTCCTAAAGACTCTAAATACCCTTTCAATGTACCTAAAACTCCCCTAGCTGAATCAACTATTTCCTTAATTAAATTTTTTGATGAATCATTCTTATCACCACCTGTCTCCGATTTCTTTGCTACTTCTTCTAACTCTTCTGATGCTTTCCCAAGTTTTACACCTAAACTCTTAAAATGATTCCCTACATCCTCTTTCTTTGTAGTTGTGTTCACGCTAAATCCCAATACATCTGACATTAACTCCAAAAATGCATAAAATGCATTCTCTGCACTTCTCCCTACTTCCAGCAATACCTCACTCAAACTTTTAGCTCCTCTCCCGTCTCCTCCTCCTGTTCCTTCCCCCTTTACTCCCCCACTATTACATCCCATCATCACCATCATCATCACCATTATTATCACTACTCTTACTTTCCCCTCTCCTTTTTTCTCTATATTCATTCTTCTAGCCTCCTTGTTTTTTCCTTTTTTTATAGCTACTTTATAGCTTTTATTTAAATAACAGAAGCAAAAAAATATGTTTTATAAAATACACAGACACTGCAAATAAAAAAAAGAGAGCTTTATTGCTCCCTCTACTATATTTCTGCTCTAATAATTCTAACTATATTCAATATATACCAATTAACCTATTAATTAACCTTAACTTAAGAACCTTCCCCTTGCTTAATCTCTCCCAATACCTCACTAATCCCTTTTAACCCTTCATCCCTTATCTATGCTTTTGTTAACCTGTTTTTTATATTCTTACCAGTAATTCTAAATCCCATCTAAAAAACAGAAGCTCTCTTAATAAGAGAGCTTTTTATTTCTATAATTTTATTGTTATGTATTAATTTTATTTTACTGGCTTTATCTAAAATTATTTCTTATCAGGACTAGCTACAGTCCTAAGGCTTTAGATACATTAACAGTAGCAATAAGAAAAACAGTAGATGAGGGACTAAAAACTGTGAAGGAGTCTATTAAATTTAATACTGAAAGTGGAAATTACTGCACTTACAACCGTATTTTTTACTCCAGTATTATATTCAGCAGCAGCTTCACTAGGACCAGCAAATTTACCTCCCTTTGCCATTGCTCTCAACGCTATAGCTCCTGCTATTGTTCCGTCCTTTGAATTAGCAGCATCACCAGCATTAGCAGCATTAAACAACTTTCCTGCTTCACCATTACCAGCAGCAGTTCTTGCAGTAGAACCATCTTCAGCTTTATTAGCATCTCCAGCATCATGTTTACCCTTTTTAAGCGCTACTCCTATTATACTTCTAATTCCTTTTATTAAATTTTCAACTTCACCTTCAGAACCAGCAGCAGCACCAACAGCACCAACATTACCAAGTAGTTCATCACCTTTAACATCAATAGCCTCACTTGCTGTTTTTGCTCCCTCTATTATCTTATCAAGTGTCTCACTAACCAATTTCTTTACTGCACTCTCTACTCCCTCAGCATTTGGATTCTTTTCTTCCTTCATTT
This window contains:
- a CDS encoding variable large family protein gives rise to the protein MNIEKKGEGKVRVIIVMMVMMMVMMGCNSGGRDPEKVFLSEMVNLGKGFLDVFVSFGDMITGTLGIKAETKKSEIGKCFSDVEKTMQTTKVKLNEILEKHGKYEKVKTVVEQFISGIIEKIAAGAKEAASGATSDGAIGNSKANEDASPAEAGSVNKLVKGIKEIVKVVLEGKGNPEATKTAEAERKSIGKLLSGKGANDGEEKHAAAASASIGAVSGADILQAIAKSVETAGGVDIDQAKDAASIAASKKDNAADFAAARNDAMIAGGIALRAMAKDGKLSAKTGEDKSAHAINGAVASAVNKVLSTLVIGIRNRVDEGLKEINKVLGEIKQGEISEAKTN
- a CDS encoding variable large family protein translates to MDKMWDRMRIKGIILMMMMVMMMMGCNSGGVGEAEQGKNKFLQSLVNVSEEFLNVFTSFGEMVGSVLGLKADSKKSDVAAYFKTVQDTVQGAKDGLNKIVAEMKKESNPHAAATETAVKKLVSETLDKIITGAKTASEAIGGDANDFIGNVAAGGANGAGAGAKGDGVENLVKGIKSIVDIVLKNKGSAEAGDGKKADALGARGNNAGDAGKLFGNTDNNGAIAADAKKAAADAAKAVGAVTGADILQAISKNNGDSAKLANHNASAQVTGVASDIKDAVIAGGIALRAMAKGGKFANEKDNANNDVVTAVRGAAVSAVSKALDTLTIAIREAMDLGLKEIKKVMKINNDTPVATSEKSGSGVKNQ
- a CDS encoding variable large family protein — its product is MVMMMVMMGCNSGGVKDPEKVFLSEMVNLGKGFLDVFVAFGDMITETLGIKAETKKSDIGKYFSDIEKTMNSVKEKLQEEVSKNGQYEKVRKVVEEFISGTVDKIAAGAKEAALGASGGGSEVIGSAVKNGDASPSELRSVKSLVKGIKEIVEIVLKGKGDAGADVTKGDSKKDVGKLFTMTNDQADNTAAQAAAASIGAINGVDMLQAIVKSKEDPKVDDTNGIEKAEDAAGIAVAKAVAGKKEIKEGAKKDAVIAGGIALRGMTKLGKFSIKDNDEDALKTVNGAVASAVNKVLSTLTIAIRNRLDEGLKEINKVLGEIKQGEGSVAKINE
- a CDS encoding variable large family protein, with the protein product MKKEKKEEGRIRVIMVMMMVMMGCNSGVVEAEQGKNKFLQSLVNVSNEFLNVFTSFGDMVGSVLGLSVESKKSDVGNYFNTVQSTVEGIKSGLNKIVAEMKEEKNPNAEATATAVKTLVESKLDKIIAGAKEASEAIGVEGSELIGNVATAGAAGGAAGEIEKLVKGIKGIVEVVLKEGKHDAGDDKKASDGSTSRTGGNAADGEAGKLFANDNAGANANDSKKVATDAAKAVGGVRGSDILQAIVRDGGDALKLATAANGGGDGKKDAIIAGAIALRGMAKGGKFANDNDGTAEVTTAVKGASISAVTKALDTLTIAIRKIIDAGLKEVKAAMKINANAIPVVSDKIASDAKNQ
- a CDS encoding variable large family protein, whose translation is MKKGIKGEMINRVMIMMMVVVMVMGCNSGGVAGGEQGKNKFLQSLVNVSNEFLNVFTSFGEMVGSVLGLSVESKKSDVGKYFKSIQETIEGVKIGLNKIVAEMKEEKNPNAEGVESAVKKLVSETLDKIIEGAKTASEAIDVKGDELLGNVGAVGAAAGSEGEVENLIKGIRSIIGVALKKGKHDAGDANKAEDGSTARTAAGNGEAGKLFNAANAGDAANSKDGTIAGAIALRAMAKGGKFAGPSEAAAEYNTGVKNTVVSAVISTFSIKFNRLLHSF
- a CDS encoding variable large family protein is translated as MDKIGNRMGIKGIILMMMIVMGCNSGVKDPEKVFLSEMVNLGKGFLDVFVSFGDMITGTLGIKAYTKKSEIGGYFSKIAETMKEVRGKLGKILEEYGSYEKVKVKVEEFIGEISKIEAGAKEAAGGASGDVIIGNAVQNQDAVSAAVDSVNKIVGGIKTIVGVVLKEGEGNAETTKTAEDEKKSVGGLFAKGTADDGTEAQAAAANASVGAVSGADILQAIARSGNANTKDINTVTNAAEIAVANKDSATKTLDQAKVDAVIAGGIALRGMAKEGKFSAKSEEKNANAVNGAVASAVNKVLSTLVVAIRNRVDEGLKEINRVLGEIKQGEGSVAKINE